The following proteins come from a genomic window of Methylorubrum populi:
- a CDS encoding IS1 family transposase, whose protein sequence is MDWECGGRDKATCERLIQRLQRWRTRLYCTDAYAAYTALLPIGQHYTGKDETHSIERDNARQRHWLARFRRRSIVVSKAKRMVDVSLALFARFAGNCRISDLLSMLT, encoded by the coding sequence GTGGACTGGGAATGCGGCGGTCGTGACAAGGCCACCTGCGAGCGCCTGATCCAACGGCTGCAGCGCTGGCGCACCCGGCTCTACTGCACGGACGCCTACGCTGCCTACACCGCGCTGTTGCCGATCGGGCAGCACTATACGGGCAAGGACGAGACCCACAGCATCGAGCGGGACAACGCCCGGCAGCGGCATTGGCTCGCCCGCTTTCGACGCCGCTCAATCGTGGTCTCGAAAGCCAAGCGCATGGTGGACGTCAGCCTCGCCCTCTTCGCCCGTTTCGCCGGAAACTGCAGGATCAGCGACCTGCTCTCTATGCTAACCTAA
- a CDS encoding IS1/IS1595 family N-terminal zinc-binding domain-containing protein translates to MGLQCKRCGSEEHVKNGLMRSKQRYRCKACGLNFTDTPARGKPLAMKATAVLLYVSGLSMNRTAKLLGVSTPTIQAWLEQFAAAYAHKPEPEGRAVVIELDEMWHYVKKSPSRSGSGKLGIVLQGSWWTGNAAVVTRPPASA, encoded by the coding sequence ATGGGTCTGCAGTGCAAGCGTTGTGGCAGTGAGGAGCACGTCAAAAATGGGCTGATGCGCTCCAAGCAGCGGTATCGGTGCAAGGCCTGTGGCCTGAACTTCACCGACACGCCCGCCCGCGGCAAGCCGCTGGCCATGAAGGCCACCGCGGTCCTGCTGTATGTCAGCGGCTTGTCGATGAACCGCACCGCCAAGCTGCTCGGTGTCTCGACACCGACGATCCAGGCTTGGCTGGAGCAGTTCGCCGCCGCCTACGCGCACAAGCCCGAGCCGGAAGGCCGGGCGGTGGTGATCGAGCTTGATGAGATGTGGCACTATGTGAAAAAAAGTCCGAGCCGCTCTGGATCTGGAAAGCTTGGGATCGTGCTTCAGGGCAGTTGGTGGACTGGGAATGCGGCGGTCGTGACAAGGCCACCTGCGAGCGCCTGA
- a CDS encoding transposase, translating to MMGPRQVEQGALFYEFSLDTHVPADHLLRAIDRFVDLSGLRAHLRPFYSTTGRPSVDPELMIRMLLVGYCFGIRSERRLCEEVHLNLAYRWFCRLGLEGAVPDHSTFSKNRHGRFRDSDLLREVFEITVQRCIDAGLVGGEGFAVDASLIRADANKQRSADASESVDWDDLARTRRSVREYLDTLDEAAWGAASESTPKFISRSDPAAQWTGAMKGHAFFAYATNYLIDLDHAVIVDVEASRAIRQAEVGAARTMVARTQDRFGLWPARLAADSAYGSAEHLAWLVHERGIEPHIPVFDKSERSDGTFSRSAFTYDPEADVYTCPAGKPLRQRQKVYRTPPPLVDADGMMRYHASKRDCDACALKPRCCPNAPARKIPRSIHEGARQMARDICASEEGRTSRRERKKVEMLFAHLKRILKLDRLRLRGPNGARDEFHLAAAAQNLRKLAKLIPVPQPSPA from the coding sequence ATGATGGGACCTCGGCAAGTCGAGCAGGGTGCCTTGTTCTACGAGTTCTCGCTCGATACCCACGTTCCCGCCGACCATCTGCTGCGCGCCATCGATCGCTTCGTCGACCTGTCGGGCCTGCGCGCGCACCTGCGGCCCTTCTACAGCACGACGGGCCGGCCTTCGGTCGATCCCGAACTGATGATCCGCATGCTGCTCGTCGGCTACTGCTTCGGCATCCGCTCCGAGCGCCGCTTGTGCGAGGAGGTGCACCTCAACCTCGCCTACCGCTGGTTCTGCCGACTCGGATTGGAAGGCGCGGTGCCCGACCACTCGACCTTCTCGAAGAACCGCCACGGCCGTTTCCGCGACAGCGACCTGCTGCGCGAGGTGTTCGAGATCACCGTGCAACGCTGCATCGACGCGGGGCTCGTGGGTGGTGAGGGCTTCGCGGTTGACGCTAGCCTGATCCGAGCCGACGCCAACAAGCAGCGCTCTGCGGACGCTTCTGAGTCCGTCGATTGGGACGACTTGGCCCGGACCCGCCGGTCGGTGCGCGAGTACCTCGACACCCTCGACGAGGCTGCCTGGGGAGCCGCAAGCGAGAGCACGCCGAAGTTTATTTCCCGCTCCGACCCGGCGGCGCAGTGGACGGGCGCGATGAAGGGCCATGCCTTCTTCGCCTACGCCACCAACTACCTGATCGACCTTGACCACGCCGTGATCGTCGACGTCGAGGCCAGCCGCGCCATCCGGCAGGCGGAGGTCGGGGCGGCCCGTACCATGGTCGCGCGCACGCAGGATCGCTTTGGGCTATGGCCGGCGCGGCTTGCGGCGGACAGCGCCTACGGCTCGGCCGAACACCTCGCCTGGCTGGTGCACGAGCGTGGGATCGAGCCGCACATCCCTGTCTTCGACAAGTCCGAGCGCAGCGACGGCACCTTCAGCCGGTCAGCCTTCACGTACGACCCTGAAGCCGACGTCTACACTTGCCCGGCCGGCAAACCGCTGCGGCAACGCCAAAAGGTCTACCGGACGCCGCCCCCGCTGGTCGATGCGGATGGGATGATGCGCTACCACGCCAGCAAGCGTGACTGCGACGCCTGCGCCCTGAAGCCTCGGTGCTGTCCCAACGCACCCGCCCGCAAGATCCCCCGCTCGATCCACGAAGGTGCTCGGCAGATGGCGCGCGACATCTGTGCCTCGGAGGAGGGCCGCACCTCACGGCGGGAGCGCAAGAAGGTCGAGATGCTGTTTGCCCACCTCAAGCGGATCCTGAAGCTGGATCGACTCCGGCTACGGGGGCCGAACGGGGCTCGGGACGAGTTCCACCTCGCCGCGGCAGCCCAGAACCTCAGGAAGCTCGCCAAGCTGATCCCGGTGCCGCAGCCGAGCCCGGCCTGA
- a CDS encoding OmpP1/FadL family transporter produces MNSRLRIGSIAVLTALCAVTEASAGAFGLREQSTQAQGLGFAGAAAGSGGVSSMFWNPAVITMRPGFVTEQNLTYLGPSATITPSTGTNPAFGGLGGSGDIGQGAVLPAGASSYQINDRLWLGISTGAPFGLTTKPNEVWAGEVYGRSSRIFSLVFNPVVGFKVNEWLSVAAGPNIEYFRLTLRQALPLPGLPPTAYPSSFLKGESWGVGFTAGVNITPWEGTALGIGYRSSVHHDIDGSIGVPILALAPLAGQVRANVNTPEKLSVGLTQAVSPIARVSLGFEWDNWSRLGTVGIVSKTLGVPVNSLPLNYKDGYYYSIGGEYDVNAALTVRAGFGYETSPIDFSNRSVRLPDGDRYSLNVGASYRWNNQLTLNAAYSHLFLDRSRILAGIGRDYNVGNIAFAGVVDSSVDIVSVGFRYAFGAPPPPAPVPLVRKN; encoded by the coding sequence ATGAATTCACGCCTTCGCATCGGCTCGATTGCCGTCCTCACCGCGCTCTGCGCCGTTACGGAAGCATCTGCGGGCGCATTCGGCCTGCGGGAGCAGAGCACGCAGGCCCAGGGCCTGGGATTCGCGGGTGCGGCGGCCGGCTCCGGCGGCGTGTCGTCGATGTTCTGGAACCCGGCCGTCATCACGATGCGGCCTGGCTTCGTCACCGAGCAGAACCTCACGTATCTCGGTCCCTCTGCGACCATCACCCCGTCCACCGGCACCAACCCGGCCTTCGGGGGCCTCGGCGGCTCGGGCGATATCGGCCAGGGCGCGGTGCTCCCGGCGGGTGCAAGCTCTTACCAAATCAACGACCGCCTCTGGCTCGGCATCTCCACCGGCGCGCCGTTCGGCCTGACTACCAAGCCGAACGAGGTCTGGGCCGGCGAGGTCTACGGTCGCTCTTCGCGAATCTTCTCGCTGGTCTTCAACCCGGTCGTCGGCTTCAAGGTGAACGAGTGGCTCTCGGTCGCCGCCGGTCCGAACATCGAGTATTTCCGCCTAACCCTGCGCCAGGCCCTGCCGCTTCCCGGCCTGCCCCCGACGGCCTATCCCAGCTCCTTCCTGAAGGGTGAGTCCTGGGGTGTGGGCTTCACCGCGGGCGTGAACATCACGCCCTGGGAAGGGACGGCGCTCGGCATCGGCTACCGCTCCTCGGTGCATCACGACATCGACGGCTCGATCGGCGTGCCGATCCTCGCCCTGGCGCCGCTGGCCGGACAGGTGCGCGCAAACGTCAACACGCCGGAGAAGCTCAGCGTGGGCCTGACCCAGGCGGTGAGCCCGATCGCCCGCGTGTCCCTCGGCTTCGAGTGGGACAACTGGTCGAGGCTCGGCACCGTCGGCATCGTGTCGAAGACGCTGGGCGTACCGGTGAACTCCCTGCCGCTGAACTACAAGGACGGGTATTACTACTCGATCGGCGGTGAGTACGACGTGAACGCCGCCCTGACGGTGCGCGCCGGCTTCGGCTACGAGACTTCGCCGATCGACTTCAGCAACCGCTCGGTCCGCCTGCCGGACGGCGACCGCTACAGCCTGAACGTCGGTGCGAGCTACCGCTGGAACAATCAGCTGACGCTGAACGCCGCCTATTCTCACCTCTTCCTGGACCGCTCGCGTATCCTCGCGGGCATCGGGCGGGACTACAACGTTGGCAACATCGCCTTCGCGGGTGTGGTCGATTCGAGCGTCGACATCGTCTCGGTCGGCTTCCGCTACGCCTTCGGCGCCCCGCCGCCGCCGGCGCCCGTCCCGCTGGTCCGGAAGAACTGA
- a CDS encoding long-chain-fatty-acid--CoA ligase, giving the protein MSATHDDGGCRQAAAPSAPRLSASEPNTLPEVFDRAVRRFADRPALDFFGRKWTYRDVGELTDRVAEGLIRLGVGHGVKVGLCLPNSPYSVVFYFAILKSGGTVVNYNPLYTPRECLAQILDSDTTIMVLPDIERVYGPVAAVADEAGLRHLVVCPFADALPFGRGVLYRLFKRTEKARVHDDARHVSFSKLLSGRSATQRRPAPRPDDVALLQYTGGTTGVPKGAMLTHANLAGNVRQLSPLMQGGGLRDGQERVLAVIPLFHVFAMTVAMNLALDMGAQIVLVPQFKIEELLATIARTKPTFFPAVPTIFAAINKAAETADVDLRSIRLCISGGAPLPAEVGARFEALTGCRLSEGYGLTESSPVVSVNPFDARRRAGSVGLPLVDTTIEIRDPNCPDRLMPAGAKGEVYIRGPQIMAGYWRRPADSSEVLVDGALRTGDVGYRDPEGFLFLVDRIKDLIICGGYNVYPRQIEDALYEHEAVEEVVAIGIPDAYRGESPKAFVKLRAGFPTTPDELRAFLSERISKIEMPREIEIRTSLPKTAVGKLSKKELIAEERERAGLAAMNRRASA; this is encoded by the coding sequence ATGTCGGCCACCCACGATGATGGCGGTTGCAGGCAAGCAGCCGCACCCTCGGCACCACGTCTGTCCGCCAGTGAGCCGAACACGTTGCCGGAGGTATTCGACCGGGCCGTGCGTCGTTTCGCGGACAGGCCGGCGCTCGATTTTTTCGGGCGGAAGTGGACCTATCGTGACGTCGGCGAGCTGACCGATCGCGTGGCCGAGGGCCTCATCCGCCTCGGCGTCGGACACGGCGTTAAGGTCGGTCTGTGCTTGCCGAACTCGCCGTATTCGGTGGTGTTCTACTTCGCCATTCTCAAGTCCGGCGGAACCGTCGTCAACTACAATCCACTCTATACCCCGCGGGAGTGCCTAGCGCAGATCCTCGATTCGGACACGACGATCATGGTCTTGCCCGACATAGAACGGGTCTATGGCCCCGTCGCCGCCGTGGCGGATGAGGCCGGTCTTCGCCATCTGGTCGTCTGTCCGTTTGCGGATGCTTTGCCCTTCGGCCGCGGCGTTCTCTATCGGCTGTTCAAGCGGACGGAAAAGGCCCGCGTTCATGACGATGCGCGGCACGTTTCCTTCTCGAAGCTGCTGTCCGGCCGCAGCGCTACCCAGCGACGTCCCGCACCGCGTCCGGACGATGTCGCGCTGCTGCAGTACACCGGCGGGACGACCGGCGTGCCCAAAGGTGCGATGCTGACCCACGCCAATCTCGCCGGAAACGTTCGTCAGTTGTCGCCCCTGATGCAGGGCGGAGGGCTGCGCGACGGACAAGAGCGAGTGCTCGCCGTGATCCCGCTGTTCCACGTCTTCGCGATGACCGTCGCGATGAATCTGGCCCTCGATATGGGCGCCCAGATCGTCCTCGTTCCGCAATTCAAGATCGAGGAACTCCTCGCCACGATCGCACGAACAAAGCCCACGTTCTTCCCGGCCGTCCCGACGATCTTCGCGGCGATCAACAAGGCGGCGGAAACGGCCGACGTCGATCTCCGCTCCATCCGTCTGTGCATCTCGGGCGGCGCGCCGCTGCCCGCCGAGGTCGGGGCCCGTTTCGAGGCGCTGACGGGATGCCGGCTGTCGGAAGGCTATGGGCTGACGGAGAGTTCGCCCGTCGTCAGCGTCAATCCGTTCGACGCCCGGCGTCGCGCGGGTTCGGTCGGCCTGCCACTGGTGGACACGACCATCGAGATCCGGGATCCGAACTGCCCCGATCGGCTGATGCCGGCTGGCGCAAAGGGCGAAGTCTACATCCGGGGCCCGCAGATCATGGCGGGTTACTGGCGCCGTCCGGCCGACTCCTCTGAGGTTCTGGTCGACGGGGCGCTCAGGACCGGGGACGTGGGCTACCGCGATCCGGAGGGATTCCTGTTCCTCGTCGATAGGATCAAGGATCTCATCATCTGTGGCGGATACAACGTCTATCCGCGCCAGATCGAGGATGCACTGTACGAGCACGAGGCCGTCGAAGAGGTGGTCGCGATCGGCATCCCGGATGCGTACCGCGGCGAAAGTCCCAAGGCGTTCGTGAAGCTGCGCGCCGGGTTCCCGACGACGCCCGATGAGCTTCGCGCCTTCCTCTCCGAGCGTATCTCGAAGATCGAGATGCCCAGGGAAATCGAGATCCGGACAAGCCTGCCGAAGACCGCGGTCGGCAAGCTGTCGAAGAAGGAACTGATCGCGGAGGAGCGCGAACGGGCCGGGCTGGCGGCCATGAACAGGCGGGCTTCGGCATGA
- a CDS encoding MerR family transcriptional regulator — protein sequence MSETLYTVTQLATELGVTARTVRFYEDKGLLTPQRAGNTRIFAHRDKVRLILILRGKRLGFSLREIKEYLDLYAADPTQREQWRDLLKKVQGRIDQLVDQQKALIETLGELEKLRLYALAGLDDAEPDKTRRAR from the coding sequence GTGTCCGAAACGCTGTACACCGTGACCCAACTCGCCACGGAATTGGGGGTTACGGCGAGGACGGTGCGCTTCTACGAGGACAAGGGGCTGCTGACCCCGCAGCGCGCCGGGAATACCCGCATCTTCGCCCATCGCGACAAGGTCCGGTTGATCCTCATCCTACGGGGCAAGCGGTTGGGCTTCTCGCTCCGCGAGATCAAGGAATATCTCGACCTCTACGCGGCCGATCCGACCCAGAGAGAGCAGTGGCGCGACCTTCTGAAGAAGGTTCAGGGCCGGATCGATCAACTCGTCGATCAGCAGAAGGCGCTCATCGAGACGCTCGGCGAACTGGAGAAGCTCAGGCTTTACGCTCTGGCCGGCCTCGACGACGCGGAGCCCGACAAGACGCGGCGCGCGCGCTAG
- a CDS encoding thiolase family protein, producing the protein MTDIVIAGYARSPFTPAKKGALARVRPDDLAAQVVRKLVADIGIPSKDIEDLIVGCAFPEGEQGFNIARLIGLMADLDLGVGGVTVNRFCGSSMQSVHMAAGQIALGAGVAFVCAGVESMSRVPMMGFNPMPNPALHEKRPGAYMGMGDTAENVARRWEISRADQEAFAVASHHKAAKAQGEGRLAAEIVPIATKGGTVETDGCIRADASAEGLASLKPAFQQDGSVTAGTSSPLTDGASAVLVCSAGFANRHGLKPLARVASVAVAGCEPEIMGMGPVVASRKALARAGIAADALSVVELNEAFASQALACMRDLGLDEKIVNIDGGAIALGHPLGATGARIVGKAASLLSREGGRFALATQCIGGGQGIATVLERI; encoded by the coding sequence ATGACCGACATCGTCATCGCGGGCTATGCCCGCTCGCCCTTCACACCCGCGAAGAAGGGAGCGCTCGCCCGGGTCCGTCCCGACGACCTCGCCGCGCAGGTGGTGCGCAAGCTGGTCGCCGACATCGGGATCCCCTCGAAGGACATCGAGGACCTGATCGTCGGCTGCGCCTTCCCCGAGGGCGAGCAGGGCTTCAACATCGCCCGCCTGATCGGCCTGATGGCCGATCTCGACCTCGGCGTCGGCGGCGTCACGGTGAACCGCTTCTGCGGCTCGTCGATGCAGTCGGTCCACATGGCGGCGGGGCAGATCGCCCTCGGCGCGGGCGTGGCCTTCGTCTGCGCGGGTGTGGAGAGCATGAGCCGCGTGCCGATGATGGGCTTCAACCCGATGCCGAACCCGGCTCTCCATGAGAAGCGCCCCGGCGCCTACATGGGCATGGGCGACACCGCCGAGAACGTCGCCCGCCGCTGGGAGATCTCCCGTGCGGATCAGGAGGCCTTCGCGGTGGCGAGCCACCACAAGGCGGCCAAGGCGCAGGGAGAAGGGCGGCTTGCCGCCGAGATCGTCCCGATCGCCACCAAGGGCGGCACGGTCGAGACGGACGGCTGCATCCGGGCGGATGCCAGCGCCGAAGGTCTCGCCAGCCTCAAGCCCGCCTTCCAGCAGGACGGCTCAGTCACCGCCGGCACGTCCTCGCCGCTGACCGATGGCGCCTCGGCGGTGCTGGTGTGCAGCGCAGGCTTCGCGAACCGTCACGGGCTGAAGCCGCTGGCGCGGGTCGCCTCGGTCGCGGTCGCGGGCTGCGAGCCGGAGATCATGGGCATGGGTCCCGTCGTCGCCTCGCGCAAGGCCTTGGCCCGGGCGGGCATCGCCGCCGACGCCCTAAGCGTGGTCGAGCTGAACGAGGCCTTCGCCTCCCAGGCGCTCGCCTGCATGCGCGACCTCGGCCTCGACGAAAAGATCGTCAACATCGACGGCGGCGCCATCGCGCTCGGCCATCCGCTCGGCGCCACAGGGGCCCGCATCGTCGGCAAGGCGGCCTCGCTCCTGTCCCGCGAGGGCGGTCGCTTCGCGCTGGCCACCCAGTGCATCGGCGGCGGCCAGGGCATCGCCACCGTTCTGGAGCGCATCTGA
- a CDS encoding 3-hydroxyacyl-CoA dehydrogenase/enoyl-CoA hydratase family protein: MTGIRKVAVIGAGVMGAGIAAHVANAGMPVLLMDIVPEGAAGRNALAEGAIAKLLKTEPAAFMSPRAAKLVETLNVEDHLDRLGEVDWIIEVVIERLDAKQALYKRIDAVRRPGTAVSSNTSTIPLDALVEGMPEAFQRDFLITHFFNPPRYMRLLEIVTGPKTDPALAQTVADFADRKLGKSIVRCKDRPGFIANRLGIFWIQNAIAAADDLDVPVEEADAVMGRPFGIPKTGVFGLVDLVGLDLIPHTTKSLRAALPPEDAFHATYREMPVVTKLIAEGFTGRKGKGGFYRLNRKDGQKTKEAIDLKTGEYRPSAKADLPALKEAKGPRAVLDLKGRAGDYAWKVIGPTLAYAAGLVGEASDEVAAIDEAMRLGYNWKWGPFELTDRIGGAYVAERLAKDGHAVPPILAGLNGQTFYRVENGRRQVLQAEGGYKDVVRPEGVLRLEDIKLSAKPLLKNGSAALWDIGDGVVCFEFISQSNALDEQIMVLLGKTIKLIKDKYKALVVYNEGSNFSVGANLGLALFAANIAAWGEIEKLVSLGQQTYGQLKYAPFPVVSAPAGMALGGGCEILLHSDAVQAHAESYIGLVEAGVGLVPAWGGCKEMLARWQSSPKLPRGPMPAAAKVFETISTATVAKSAEEARDLLFLRESDGITMNRDRLLADAKAKALSLIEGYEAPKPVTVTLPGPAGGVAMRMAAEGFARRGIATKHDLVVAGELASVLSGGEADILDALDEDAILELERDSFMRLVRTEATLDRFESVIETGRPVRN, encoded by the coding sequence ATGACCGGGATCCGCAAAGTCGCCGTCATCGGCGCCGGAGTCATGGGCGCCGGCATCGCCGCCCATGTCGCCAATGCCGGCATGCCGGTGCTCCTCATGGACATCGTCCCCGAGGGCGCCGCCGGCCGGAACGCGCTGGCCGAGGGCGCCATCGCGAAGCTGCTCAAGACCGAGCCCGCCGCCTTCATGTCCCCGCGGGCCGCCAAGCTCGTGGAGACGCTCAACGTCGAGGACCATCTCGACCGCCTCGGCGAGGTCGATTGGATCATCGAGGTGGTGATCGAGCGGCTTGACGCGAAACAGGCGCTCTACAAGCGGATCGACGCCGTGCGCCGGCCCGGCACGGCGGTCTCGTCGAACACCTCGACCATTCCGCTGGACGCGCTGGTCGAAGGGATGCCCGAGGCATTCCAGCGAGACTTCCTCATCACCCACTTCTTCAACCCGCCGCGCTACATGCGGCTTCTGGAGATCGTGACGGGGCCGAAGACCGATCCGGCGCTCGCCCAGACCGTGGCGGACTTCGCCGACCGCAAGCTCGGCAAGAGCATCGTCCGCTGCAAGGACCGGCCGGGTTTCATCGCCAACCGGCTCGGGATCTTCTGGATCCAGAACGCCATCGCGGCGGCCGACGACCTCGACGTGCCGGTGGAGGAGGCGGACGCGGTGATGGGCCGCCCCTTCGGCATCCCGAAGACCGGCGTGTTCGGCCTCGTCGATCTCGTCGGGCTCGACCTGATCCCGCACACCACGAAGAGCCTGCGGGCGGCCCTGCCGCCGGAGGACGCATTCCACGCCACCTATCGCGAGATGCCGGTGGTCACGAAGCTGATCGCGGAGGGCTTCACCGGCCGCAAGGGCAAGGGCGGCTTCTACCGCCTGAACCGGAAGGACGGGCAGAAGACCAAGGAAGCCATCGACCTAAAGACCGGTGAGTACAGGCCCTCCGCGAAGGCCGACTTGCCGGCGCTGAAGGAGGCCAAGGGCCCGCGCGCGGTGCTCGACCTGAAGGGCCGCGCCGGCGACTACGCCTGGAAGGTGATCGGCCCGACGTTGGCCTATGCCGCCGGGCTCGTCGGCGAGGCGAGCGACGAGGTCGCCGCCATCGATGAGGCCATGCGCCTGGGCTACAACTGGAAGTGGGGGCCGTTCGAGCTGACCGACAGGATCGGCGGTGCCTACGTGGCCGAGCGGCTGGCGAAGGACGGCCATGCCGTCCCGCCGATCCTCGCCGGGCTCAACGGCCAGACCTTCTACCGGGTCGAGAACGGCCGTCGGCAGGTGCTGCAGGCCGAGGGCGGCTACAAGGATGTCGTCCGCCCCGAGGGCGTTCTGCGGTTGGAGGACATCAAACTGTCCGCCAAGCCACTCCTCAAGAACGGCTCCGCCGCCCTGTGGGATATCGGCGACGGCGTGGTCTGCTTCGAGTTCATCTCGCAGTCGAACGCGCTGGACGAGCAGATCATGGTCTTGCTCGGCAAGACCATCAAGCTGATCAAGGATAAGTACAAGGCGCTCGTCGTCTACAACGAAGGCTCGAACTTCTCGGTCGGCGCGAATCTCGGGCTGGCCCTGTTCGCCGCCAACATCGCCGCCTGGGGCGAGATCGAGAAGCTGGTCAGCCTCGGTCAGCAGACCTACGGTCAGCTGAAATACGCGCCCTTCCCGGTGGTGAGCGCCCCCGCCGGCATGGCGCTTGGCGGCGGCTGCGAGATCCTTCTGCACAGCGATGCCGTGCAGGCCCATGCCGAGAGCTATATCGGCCTCGTGGAGGCGGGCGTCGGGCTCGTGCCGGCCTGGGGCGGCTGCAAGGAGATGCTGGCCCGCTGGCAATCGTCGCCGAAGCTGCCGAGGGGGCCGATGCCCGCCGCCGCCAAGGTGTTCGAGACGATCTCGACCGCCACGGTCGCCAAGTCGGCGGAGGAGGCCCGCGACCTCCTGTTCCTGCGCGAGAGCGACGGGATCACCATGAACCGCGACCGGCTGCTCGCCGACGCCAAGGCCAAGGCCCTGTCGCTCATCGAGGGCTACGAGGCACCCAAGCCCGTCACTGTGACGCTGCCCGGCCCCGCGGGCGGGGTCGCCATGCGCATGGCGGCGGAGGGCTTCGCCCGTCGCGGCATCGCCACCAAGCACGACCTCGTCGTGGCGGGGGAACTGGCCTCAGTGCTCTCCGGGGGCGAGGCCGACATCCTGGATGCGCTGGACGAGGATGCAATCCTCGAACTCGAACGTGACAGCTTCATGCGCCTCGTGCGGACGGAGGCGACCCTCGACCGCTTCGAGAGCGTCATCGAAACCGGCCGGCCGGTGAGGAACTGA